Proteins co-encoded in one Pseudomonas fluorescens genomic window:
- the ung gene encoding uracil-DNA glycosylase, which translates to MTADDRIKLEPSWKEALRAEFDQPYMAELRTFLQQERAAGKEIYPPGPMIFNALNSTPLDKVKVVILGQDPYHGPGQAHGLCFSVQPGVPAPPSLVNIYKELKRDLNIDIPNHGYLQSWADQGVLMLNTTMTVERANANAHKDKGWQFFTDRIIEVVSQRQPHLVFMLWGSHAQSKQKLIDATKHLVLTSVHPSPLSAYRGFLGCGHFSRTNKFLEQNGEAPIEWRLPSVV; encoded by the coding sequence GCACTGCGTGCTGAGTTCGACCAGCCCTACATGGCAGAGTTGCGCACTTTTCTGCAGCAGGAGCGGGCGGCCGGCAAGGAAATCTATCCGCCAGGCCCGATGATCTTCAACGCGCTGAATTCGACGCCGCTGGACAAGGTAAAAGTGGTCATCCTCGGCCAGGACCCGTACCACGGCCCGGGTCAGGCCCACGGCTTGTGCTTCTCGGTGCAACCGGGCGTGCCGGCGCCGCCGTCGCTGGTCAACATCTATAAAGAGTTGAAGCGCGACCTGAACATCGACATCCCCAACCATGGCTATCTGCAGAGCTGGGCCGATCAGGGTGTGTTGATGCTCAACACCACCATGACCGTCGAGCGCGCCAACGCCAATGCGCACAAGGACAAGGGCTGGCAGTTTTTTACGGACCGGATCATCGAGGTGGTCAGCCAGCGCCAGCCGCATCTGGTGTTCATGCTCTGGGGCTCCCATGCCCAGAGCAAGCAGAAGCTGATCGACGCCACCAAGCATCTGGTGCTGACGTCGGTGCACCCGTCGCCGCTGTCGGCCTATCGCGGGTTCCTCGGCTGCGGGCATTTCAGCCGCACCAACAAGTTCCTGGAGCAGAACGGCGAAGCGCCGATCGAGTGGCGCCTGCCGTCGGTTGTTTAA
- a CDS encoding AbrB family transcriptional regulator yields the protein MFDRSSLKSWWGTPLVGLLGGYIASQIGWPLPWMVGSLLAIILVRCLTPWQLAEIPGGRKCGQWIVGIGIGLHFTPLVMEQVLSHFGLIFFGALVTSLSAVVGVWLMRRTGEDRATAFFSSMPGGSGEMVNLGARNGAMLSHVAAGQSLRVLVVVLCVPAAFKYLLGDGTPISHAGSVDWRWLAILFPAGGLLAWLWQRLRQPNPWLFGPLLVSAAVSIGWDLHIGLPNGGSQIGQWLIGSGLGCHFNRQFFRRAPSFMGRTLIGTALTMLIATLSALGLSAMTHLDLRSLTLGMMPGGIAEMSLTAETLQLSVPLVTAMQVMRLLFVLFLAEPLFKYWNRNGECP from the coding sequence ATGTTTGATCGGTCTTCCCTCAAATCCTGGTGGGGAACCCCGCTGGTCGGTCTGCTTGGCGGTTACATCGCCAGCCAGATCGGCTGGCCGCTACCGTGGATGGTCGGCTCGTTGCTGGCGATCATCCTGGTGCGCTGCCTGACTCCGTGGCAATTGGCCGAAATCCCTGGCGGCCGCAAATGCGGCCAGTGGATCGTCGGGATCGGTATCGGGTTGCACTTCACCCCACTGGTGATGGAGCAGGTGCTCAGCCACTTCGGCTTGATCTTCTTCGGCGCGCTGGTCACCAGCCTCTCGGCGGTGGTCGGCGTGTGGCTGATGCGCCGCACCGGCGAGGATCGCGCCACGGCGTTTTTCTCCAGCATGCCCGGCGGCTCCGGTGAGATGGTCAACCTCGGCGCACGCAACGGCGCGATGCTCAGCCATGTCGCGGCCGGGCAGAGTTTGCGGGTGCTGGTAGTGGTGTTGTGCGTTCCGGCGGCGTTCAAGTATCTGCTGGGTGACGGCACCCCGATTTCACACGCCGGCAGCGTCGATTGGCGCTGGCTGGCGATTCTTTTTCCGGCGGGCGGCCTGCTCGCCTGGCTCTGGCAACGTCTGCGTCAACCCAACCCATGGCTGTTCGGTCCGCTGCTGGTCAGCGCGGCAGTGAGCATCGGCTGGGATCTGCACATCGGTTTGCCCAATGGCGGCAGTCAGATCGGCCAATGGCTGATCGGCAGCGGGCTGGGTTGCCACTTCAACCGGCAGTTCTTCCGCCGGGCGCCCTCGTTTATGGGACGCACGTTGATCGGCACGGCGCTGACCATGTTGATCGCGACGTTGTCGGCGTTGGGACTGAGTGCAATGACGCATCTGGATCTGCGTTCGCTGACCCTGGGCATGATGCCCGGTGGGATCGCCGAGATGAGCCTGACGGCGGAAACCCTGCAATTGTCAGTGCCGCTGGTGACGGCGATGCAGGTAATGCGGCTGTTATTCGTGCTGTTTCTGGCGGAACCGTTGTTCAAGTATTGGAATAGAAACGGGGAATGCCCGTAA
- a CDS encoding tripartite tricarboxylate transporter permease → MDTLGYLGQGFGVALSPYNLVTALTGTLIGTVVGLLPGLGPINGVALLIPIAFALGLPPESALILLAAVYLGCEYGGRISSILLNIPGEASTVMTTLDGYPMARQGLAGVALSLSAWSSFIGAFIATCGMVLFAPLLAKWAIAFGPAEYFVLMVFAIVCLGGMAGDRPLKTFIAALIGLFLSSVGIDANSGVYRFTGDNIHLTDGIQFVVLVLGLFSISEILLLLEKTHRGQEAVKATGRMMFNFKEAASVFVVNIRCGLLGFIMGVLPGAGATLASAVAYMTEKRIAGASGKFGQGDARGLAAPETAIGASACGALVPMLTLGVPGSGTTAVMIGALSLYNITPGPLLFQQQPDIVWGLIASLFIANIMLVILNIPMIRIFTRILAVPNWALVPVIAIITGIGVYAVHATTFDLFLMVGIGIFGYILRKLDFPLSPVLLGFILGGLMEQNLRRALSISNGALEILWSSPITFGVWVLTAIMLLMPLLRIWRKRSAAQRAIADV, encoded by the coding sequence ATGGATACGCTCGGATATTTGGGACAGGGCTTCGGCGTCGCGCTGAGCCCGTACAACCTGGTCACGGCGCTGACCGGTACGCTGATCGGCACCGTGGTCGGCCTGCTGCCGGGCCTGGGACCGATCAACGGTGTGGCACTGCTGATACCCATCGCTTTCGCCCTGGGCCTGCCGCCGGAGTCGGCGCTGATCCTGTTGGCGGCGGTGTACCTGGGCTGCGAATACGGCGGCCGGATCAGTTCGATCCTGCTGAACATTCCCGGCGAAGCCTCCACCGTGATGACCACTCTGGACGGCTACCCGATGGCCCGCCAGGGTCTGGCCGGGGTCGCGCTGTCGCTGTCGGCGTGGAGTTCGTTCATCGGTGCGTTCATCGCCACCTGCGGCATGGTGCTGTTCGCCCCGCTGCTGGCGAAGTGGGCGATTGCCTTCGGGCCGGCGGAATACTTCGTCCTGATGGTGTTCGCGATTGTCTGCCTGGGCGGCATGGCCGGTGACCGACCACTGAAGACGTTCATTGCGGCGTTGATCGGTCTGTTCCTGTCCAGCGTCGGCATCGACGCCAACAGCGGCGTGTATCGTTTTACCGGCGACAACATTCACCTGACCGACGGCATTCAGTTCGTGGTGCTGGTACTGGGCCTGTTCTCGATCAGCGAAATCCTTCTGCTGCTGGAGAAAACCCATCGCGGCCAGGAAGCGGTGAAAGCCACCGGGCGGATGATGTTCAACTTCAAGGAAGCGGCGTCGGTGTTCGTGGTGAACATCCGTTGCGGCCTGCTCGGTTTCATCATGGGCGTATTGCCGGGCGCCGGCGCGACGCTGGCCAGTGCCGTGGCCTACATGACCGAAAAACGCATCGCCGGTGCCAGCGGCAAGTTTGGTCAGGGCGACGCCCGCGGCCTCGCTGCGCCGGAAACCGCGATCGGTGCCTCCGCCTGCGGCGCGCTGGTGCCGATGCTCACCCTCGGCGTACCGGGCTCCGGCACCACAGCGGTGATGATCGGCGCTCTGTCGCTGTACAACATCACCCCCGGCCCGCTGCTGTTCCAGCAACAGCCGGACATCGTCTGGGGCCTGATCGCCTCGCTGTTCATCGCCAACATCATGCTGGTGATCCTGAACATCCCGATGATCCGCATCTTCACCCGCATCCTCGCCGTGCCGAACTGGGCCCTGGTGCCGGTGATCGCGATCATTACCGGGATCGGCGTGTACGCCGTGCACGCGACCACGTTCGACCTGTTCCTGATGGTCGGCATCGGCATCTTCGGCTACATCCTGCGCAAACTGGACTTCCCGCTGTCGCCAGTTTTGCTGGGGTTCATCCTCGGCGGCCTGATGGAGCAGAACCTGCGCCGCGCACTGTCGATCTCCAACGGTGCCCTGGAAATCCTCTGGTCGAGTCCGATCACCTTCGGCGTCTGGGTGCTGACCGCGATCATGTTGCTGATGCCGCTGCTGCGCATCTGGCGCAAACGCTCGGCTGCGCAACGCGCCATTGCCGATGTTTGA
- a CDS encoding tripartite tricarboxylate transporter TctB family protein: protein MLIQRIFASVLLLACAGLALMAWPYQAAFSYEPVGPRAFPLLMLGLMSLALLYMVFRPAPIKHSEDEPPLDRETLTKIGICVLLLLVFAGLFEPLGFILSSCLIGVPMARLYGGRWLPSIVVTTLMAIGLYLLFDRLMDVPLPLGLLDVLEN, encoded by the coding sequence ATGCTGATTCAACGCATTTTTGCCTCGGTGTTACTGCTGGCCTGTGCCGGCCTGGCACTGATGGCGTGGCCCTATCAGGCTGCATTTTCCTACGAGCCGGTCGGCCCGCGGGCGTTTCCTCTGCTGATGCTCGGCCTGATGAGCCTGGCGCTGCTGTACATGGTGTTTCGCCCGGCGCCGATCAAACACAGTGAAGACGAGCCGCCGCTGGACCGCGAAACCCTGACCAAGATCGGCATCTGCGTGCTGTTGCTGCTGGTGTTCGCCGGTCTGTTCGAGCCGCTGGGCTTCATCCTCAGCAGCTGCCTGATCGGCGTCCCGATGGCGCGCCTGTACGGCGGCCGCTGGTTGCCCAGCATCGTGGTGACCACGCTGATGGCCATCGGTCTGTACCTGCTGTTCGACCGTCTGATGGACGTACCGCTGCCCCTCGGTCTGCTCGACGTTCTGGAGAACTGA
- a CDS encoding Bug family tripartite tricarboxylate transporter substrate binding protein, with translation MNLSLRKVALAAGVMLFAGQLMAEPKRPECIAPASPGGGFDLTCKLAQSALVNEKLLTKPMRVTYMPGGVGAVAYNAVVAQRPADAGTLVAWSSGSLLNLAQGKFGRFDETNVRWLAAVGTSYGAIAVKSDSPYKTLDDLVQALKKDPSAVVIGSGGTVGSQDWMQTALIAKAAGINPRDLRYVALEGGGEIATALLGGHIQVGSTDISDSMPHIQSGDMRLLAVFAENRLDEPEMKDIPTAREQGYDIVWPVVRGFYLGPKVSDEDYAWWKGAFDKLLASEEFAKLRDQRELFPFAMTGPELDTYVKKQVADYKVLAKEFGLIQ, from the coding sequence TGGCGTCATGCTGTTCGCCGGCCAACTGATGGCCGAACCCAAGCGCCCGGAATGCATCGCCCCGGCCTCCCCCGGCGGCGGTTTCGACCTGACCTGCAAACTGGCGCAAAGCGCGCTGGTCAACGAAAAGCTGCTGACCAAACCAATGCGCGTGACCTACATGCCCGGCGGTGTCGGTGCTGTTGCGTACAACGCCGTCGTGGCTCAGCGCCCGGCGGACGCCGGTACGCTGGTGGCCTGGTCCAGCGGTTCGCTGTTAAACCTGGCGCAAGGCAAGTTCGGCCGTTTCGATGAAACCAACGTACGCTGGCTGGCGGCGGTCGGCACCAGTTACGGTGCCATCGCAGTGAAAAGCGATTCGCCCTACAAGACCCTGGATGATCTCGTTCAGGCACTGAAGAAAGATCCGAGCGCCGTAGTCATCGGCTCCGGCGGCACTGTCGGCAGCCAGGACTGGATGCAGACTGCACTGATCGCCAAAGCTGCCGGGATCAACCCACGCGACCTGCGTTACGTTGCCCTCGAAGGTGGCGGTGAGATCGCCACCGCCCTGCTCGGCGGCCACATCCAGGTCGGCAGCACCGACATCTCCGACTCCATGCCGCACATCCAGAGCGGTGACATGCGCCTGCTGGCCGTGTTCGCTGAAAACCGTCTGGACGAGCCGGAAATGAAAGACATCCCTACCGCTCGCGAGCAAGGCTACGACATCGTCTGGCCGGTGGTGCGCGGCTTCTACCTCGGGCCAAAAGTCAGCGATGAAGACTACGCCTGGTGGAAAGGTGCCTTCGACAAACTGCTGGCTTCCGAAGAGTTCGCCAAGCTGCGCGATCAGCGTGAACTGTTCCCGTTCGCCATGACCGGCCCGGAGCTGGACACCTACGTGAAGAAGCAAGTCGCGGATTACAAAGTGCTGGCCAAAGAGTTCGGCCTGATCCAGTGA